Below is a window of Drosophila bipectinata strain 14024-0381.07 chromosome XR, DbipHiC1v2, whole genome shotgun sequence DNA.
CTCGGAGGTCGTAGAGGTGCTGGACGCCCTGGGTACTAGGGAAGTTCTAGGACTCCCCGCCATGCTGTCCAGTGGCCCCATGAGACTCAACAAGACCGGCAACAGGATCAACCCATGGGCCGCTCCAATCAAGACAATGCCCAGATACATCCGGAAGTAGAAGACCTGGAATATCTGCGAATTGGAGAAGCCCAGAACGACAATGCCGGCAAACTTAGTGAGCGTTATGCCCGACAGGACACTGCTGCCGGTGACATTGAGGGAGAAGCGGGCGCGCTCCTGGGCCGTGCCCTCGGCCCTCTTGAAGGACCTCACAATATGGGCCACAAACTCCACACCGATGCCCGTGCAGACGACCAGGTTGACCAGCGATATGGCATTCAGATTGATGCTCCAGGCCCACATCATGCCGCCCATGTTGAGCAGAATGCAGATGACCATGAAGAGGACTATCAGGGTGGAGGTGATGTCCAGGCCGGTGACCAGCAGGGTCACCAGGAAGATGGCCAGCAGGGACATGCCCAGGGAGAACATTGTGTCCTCCCAGATGGTCAGATACTGCTCGTAGTAGATGTAGAAGACGCAGTAGGCGAAGATCTCGGCATCGACGCCGTTCTCCTCGAACATCGTGTTGATCTCGCCGGCGATCCTCCGGACTTCACTCAGCTGCGTGTAGAACTGCACAGAGGTGGTCGAGGTGGTGGAATACTGCATGAAATAGGAGTCACCCACGGTGGACATGCCCTCGTCGTCGATGGTGTAAATGACGGCCTGAAAAGATTCTCAACAAAGATTAGTCTCTCATCTCCTCCATGGAAGAGATTCTCCTTAGTACTCACGTCTGCGTAGGAGGCCCGGCCCGCCTTGGCGCACTCGGCATCTGGAAGATCGAAGAGGAAGAAGGGTATGTACTTGCTGAAGGTCTCGGCATCCGGTCGCAGGCCATTCTCCGTGAAGCCGCGCTCGCACGGCAAGCAGTCGTCGCTCTTGGAGTctagatttttagaaaaaaactcAATAAAATCTTCAAAGGACTCTTGGTAGAAACACTTACTACTGGAGCAGAAACCCATGGTGGTGACATTGTACTTGCAACAGTCGGTGATGGCCAGCCAGTCGATGTAGTCATCCAGCCAGGAGGCAGCCGGCCTGGCCATGCTGGTGATTTCCGGATACCGTGACTGGGTGTAGAGCTGGACGGAGAGCGAGTTGTTGTTGCACTCGACACCGCCGCAGATGAGGTTCTGTTGCAGCGGCTGGGAGTAGTTGAGACCCGGCTTGAGGACCCAATAGACCGGAGCACCCATGGCCAGGAGGTCGACCATGTAGCGAAAGTACTTGACGACATGCGAGTTCTTTGGCATGGACATCTCCTGGTCGAGTCCCTTTTCGATGGAGGGTGCCACCATTATGGATAGGCAGGTGACCACGGTGAAGATCAGCAGGACAGCCACCTTGACGGGTCTGGGGGGGATATGGGATAAGGACATGGAATAATGGAAGGACTAGCCGAAGGACTTACTTGGCGAACAGGAAAGGCGAGTAAAAGTTCTTGAACAAGCTCTCCAGCATTCCGGCCTCCTTGCTCCTCTCAGCGGCGGCCGTCTCCTCGCCCGATAGCTTCTTGGAGCTGCCACTGCGCAGGCAGCAGAGCATGTCCAGGCGACCGTCCTGGTAGCGACGCTCGTCGATGGCCATCAGGGCCACAAAGGCGGTGATCTGGAGCAGGAAGTTCAGGAGGATGGCAATGGCGGCGTACATCGCAAAGGTCTTCACGGCCGGCATGTCGGCGATGCAGCCGATGGCGAAGCAGGCCATCTCACTGCCCGCCGTCTGGAGGATCGAGGGACCAATCTGGCCGATGGCCTCGCCAATTGCCTCGTGGGTGGTCGGGAACTGGGTGTGATCCAGCCGGTGGTAGGTGTGGACCATGATGAAGATGTTGTCAACGCCGACGGCCAGGACCAGAAAGGGTATCACCTCGATGGCCAGCATGGTGGTGGTGACGTCCAGGTAGCCCCAGAAGCCCAGACTGCAGGTGACCGAGGCCATCACGATGACAATGCCACCGATGGCGAGCATGATCCTCGACTCGCGCAGGAAGCCCAGGCAGCTGCGAATATGGCCGAGGGCCACCGCCACGTAGGCGAACATCACCAGGTAGCTAATGACCACGGTGCCCACCTCGCCCTCCGACAGCTCCACGATGGCGTCCTGGATGGATCGCTCCGCCGAATAGGCGATGTCCAGCCGGTCGCTCTGGTAGTCTCGCATGAAGTCCACGAACAGTTTCTCCCACTTCTCGTTGGGCTCCAGCTTGGAGGCGTCGTTCTGGTTCTTGCCCAGGAAGGTGATCACCAAACCGGTGGCCAGCATGTAGTCGGGATCCTCGCCCACGGGCACCTTGGGCATGCCACCCACAGAAATGCCGGGTTCGATAGGACCGCCATAGGTGCCGAAGCAGTCCTCCATCATGGGCACTCTGAAAGGAGTGAGATGAGGTGGGATGAGTGGGATGAGGGCCACTGGCGGGGGAAACACCCTTCGGAGGGGGGAGGGGGGACACTCACCTGAGGCAATCCTCCAGCTGGTTGAGGTAGTTGATGGTGTAGCCGTTGCTGTCCACATAGGAGTTCTCGAACTTGGACATGTCGTGCTGGAAGTAGCCGAAGACCGACTGGACGACACAGTGATCGATGTCGGGGGTCTGGCCGGCCATCAGAACGGGGGCGTAGCAGATCTTGTCCAGACCCTCGCCGTCCGCAACGCCCAGCTGCATGATGGACTCCTGCAGCTCGAAGACTTCCTTCAGGAAGTTGTACTCGAAGGCAGGTCCGAACTCGAGCAGGCCACTGGGAGCCTCGTGGGTGAACTGGAAAAAGGACAAAGGACATGAAAAGAGGTCTGTACCCCCAGGAATTCAAAAAGAAACCCACGTAGGTCTGGTTGATGGCCTTGATGAAGAGCTGATTGGTGCGGTAGAAGGGTCCAAAGTGCTGATCGAAGTAGTCCTTCTCGATCCTGGTCTGGCTCTTTTCGCTGGCCCACAGCTCGACGGGATCCGTGGTGATGGTCATGTACCGGATGCCGTACGACAGTCCACCGATGGCCCAGGAGCACAGGGCCAGCACCAGAACCGGATGCCGGGCGCAGAAGGTGCCCCAGTGCCGGAAGCCCACGTAGAAGAAATCTCCGAAGAGGGTCGGCATGCAACAACTGGGGGATGTGCTGCCGCTCCGGGCGCCCCAAAAGATCAGGAATGAGCAGACCGCGGCAATCAACAGACCAACAATGAAGGTAACACCATAGAGGCCGGCGATCTTCCAGAGCTCCTCCGGGCCGGTGGGTGCCTCGGTCAGGGGACAGGACTCATCGCAATCGATGCAGGCACACGCGTAGCTATCCTCGTAGCTCTCGCCGCACTTGAGGGGGAACAGCTCCAGGTAGTCGGCCGTGAAGCCCTCGCCGGCGTCGTCCGACCACTGGTAGTTGATCTGGAAGGGCACATAGTCGCCATCAACATCGCCCATGAAGGCGTACCACCTCCGGTAGTTGCAGGTCTTGGCGTTGTAGGCCCCACAGCCCAAGTCCATGGCCGGGCGCCCGGTCTGGGTGTGCTGGATGCCCACACAGCTGTTGTAGATGCCCGAAACGGTGGTGTCCGATATCCGATAGTCGATCGACTCGACGTAGTCCTTCCCCTCCGGATTCGCGGCCGTGTACGCTGTGAGGAAGAGGGTGTGGTTCTTGGCACAGGTCATGGCGCACACGGTCTGAGCCATGTTCCGCGTACAGGTGGGGCATCGTGAGAACACTCCATCGGCCTGGGAGAGGCCACTGTCCATGGTGTCGATCTGGGCGGCATCACAGCACAGTACCAGTTCGTCCTGGCCGCTCTCCCCCTTGTACTCCTTGTACAGGAGAGGACATCTCCGAGCAAAAATCGCCTCGGCGGCGGCATTGTTCAGCGGCCTGGCCGGATCGGTGTCTGCCAGATTCT
It encodes the following:
- the Npc1b gene encoding NPC intracellular cholesterol transporter 1 homolog 1b, with translation MKVLLLILWLAFGLARAQEQLGCIWYGQSHMIGSHWQNLADTDPARPLNNAAAEAIFARRCPLLYKEYKGESGQDELVLCCDAAQIDTMDSGLSQADGVFSRCPTCTRNMAQTVCAMTCAKNHTLFLTAYTAANPEGKDYVESIDYRISDTTVSGIYNSCVGIQHTQTGRPAMDLGCGAYNAKTCNYRRWYAFMGDVDGDYVPFQINYQWSDDAGEGFTADYLELFPLKCGESYEDSYACACIDCDESCPLTEAPTGPEELWKIAGLYGVTFIVGLLIAAVCSFLIFWGARSGSTSPSCCMPTLFGDFFYVGFRHWGTFCARHPVLVLALCSWAIGGLSYGIRYMTITTDPVELWASEKSQTRIEKDYFDQHFGPFYRTNQLFIKAINQTYFTHEAPSGLLEFGPAFEYNFLKEVFELQESIMQLGVADGEGLDKICYAPVLMAGQTPDIDHCVVQSVFGYFQHDMSKFENSYVDSNGYTINYLNQLEDCLRVPMMEDCFGTYGGPIEPGISVGGMPKVPVGEDPDYMLATGLVITFLGKNQNDASKLEPNEKWEKLFVDFMRDYQSDRLDIAYSAERSIQDAIVELSEGEVGTVVISYLVMFAYVAVALGHIRSCLGFLRESRIMLAIGGIVIVMASVTCSLGFWGYLDVTTTMLAIEVIPFLVLAVGVDNIFIMVHTYHRLDHTQFPTTHEAIGEAIGQIGPSILQTAGSEMACFAIGCIADMPAVKTFAMYAAIAILLNFLLQITAFVALMAIDERRYQDGRLDMLCCLRSGSSKKLSGEETAAAERSKEAGMLESLFKNFYSPFLFAKPVKVAVLLIFTVVTCLSIMVAPSIEKGLDQEMSMPKNSHVVKYFRYMVDLLAMGAPVYWVLKPGLNYSQPLQQNLICGGVECNNNSLSVQLYTQSRYPEITSMARPAASWLDDYIDWLAITDCCKYNVTTMGFCSSNSKSDDCLPCERGFTENGLRPDAETFSKYIPFFLFDLPDAECAKAGRASYADAVIYTIDDEGMSTVGDSYFMQYSTTSTTSVQFYTQLSEVRRIAGEINTMFEENGVDAEIFAYCVFYIYYEQYLTIWEDTMFSLGMSLLAIFLVTLLVTGLDITSTLIVLFMVICILLNMGGMMWAWSINLNAISLVNLVVCTGIGVEFVAHIVRSFKRAEGTAQERARFSLNVTGSSVLSGITLTKFAGIVVLGFSNSQIFQVFYFRMYLGIVLIGAAHGLILLPVLLSLMGPLDSMAGSPRTSLVPRASSTSTTSEASRTSSPKSPTPTV